A single window of Drosophila suzukii chromosome 3, CBGP_Dsuzu_IsoJpt1.0, whole genome shotgun sequence DNA harbors:
- the RabGGTa gene encoding geranylgeranyl transferase type-2 subunit alpha, with protein sequence MHGRVKVRTTEEERERKKKEQALKVRAYRAAMGRIQKKREAGELDSEMLTLTVQILQRNPDVSTLWNIRRECVLEKLSKLKEEVEDEEEKPAQEEPVGDKPPVKEDKAHSIFTCELDLTEQCLMVNPKSYSAWHHRCWTLEQDPRADWQRELQLCNKYLKYDERNFHTWDYRRYVTAKAAVPAAQELDFCTEKIKVNFSNYSSWHHRSLLLPELYPNEQRDRPMSEEKLQQELEMVLTAAFTDPNDSSAWFYQRWLLGSGAQLDRAPRVAAFRLESQGAVLALDRPYPDLKQLKTELTGGEQKVELQSWLPVDSSGTSWKCQQSLDYQRNTIYSLKLCDQEVNLSPLPGPEDGAFYFAPPHAAASCSKELLAELQTQLQSCLDLLEFEPDSKWTLLTSALLMRAIEVSANHEKSLAHLAKLEKVDALREGYYKDLAARWTLEYELAKWPQAAGFPRNFTLAEDVLLASLPYGQYFVIADELNLSIKLREQLGDSVPITFADLKVKGDF encoded by the coding sequence ATGCACGGACGTGTGAAAGTAAGGACCACGGAGGAAGAGCGCGAGAGGAAGAAGAAGGAGCAGGCTCTCAAAGTGCGGGCCTATCGGGCCGCCATGGGAAGGATTCAAAAGAAACGGGAGGCGGGGGAGCTGGACAGCGAAATGCTCACCCTGACGGTTCAGATCCTGCAGCGAAATCCGGACGTGAGCACTCTGTGGAACATTCGCCGGGAGTGCGTCCTGGAGAAGCTGTCCAAGCTGAaggaggaggtggaggatGAGGAGGAGAAGCCCGCTCAAGAAGAGCCCGTGGGCGATAAGCCCCCTGTGAAGGAGGACAAGGCCCATTCCATATTCACCTGCGAACTGGACCTCACCGAGCAGTGCCTGATGGTCAACCCCAAGTCCTACAGCGCCTGGCACCACCGTTGCTGGACCCTGGAGCAGGATCCCCGGGCGGACTGGCAGCGGGAGCTGCAGCTGTGCAACAAGTACCTCAAGTACGACGAGCGCAACTTCCACACCTGGGACTACAGGCGCTATGTGACCGCCAAGGCCGCGGTGCCCGCCGCCCAGGAACTGGACTTTTGCACCGAGAAGATAAAGGTCAACTTCTCCAACTACTCAAGCTGGCACCATCGGAGCCTGCTGCTCCCGGAGCTCTATCCCAACGAGCAGAGGGATCGGCCGATGAGCGAGGAAAAGCTGCAGCAGGAACTGGAGATGGTGCTGACGGCCGCCTTCACGGATCCCAACGACAGTAGTGCCTGGTTCTACCAGCGTTGGCTGCTGGGCAGTGGGGCCCAGCTGGATAGGGCGCCCAGGGTAGCTGCTTTTCGACTGGAGTCTCAGGGGGCAGTCCTCGCCTTAGATAGGCCCTACCCAGATCTAAAACAACTGAAGACCGAGTTGACTGGCGGAGAGCAGAAGGTTGAATTGCAATCCTGGCTGCCAGTGGACAGCTCTGGCACCAGTTGGAAGTGCCAGCAGTCCTTAGATTACCAAAGAAACACAATCTACTCCCTTAAGCTCTGCGACCAGGAGGTGAACCTTTCACCCCTGCCTGGCCCCGAAGATGGAGCCTTTTACTTTGCGCCACCGCATGCCGCCGCCAGTTGCAGCAAGGAACTCTTGGCGGAGCTGCAAACGCAACTGCAATCCTGCCTAGATCTTCTGGAGTTTGAGCCGGACAGCAAGTGGACTTTACTAACAAGTGCCCTCCTAATGCGTGCCATCGAGGTGTCAGCCAACCACGAAAAGAGTTTGGCACACTTGGCCAAGCTGGAGAAGGTAGATGCTTTGCGGGAGGGATACTACAAGGATCTGGCGGCCAGGTGGACATTGGAGTATGAGCTAGCCAAGTGGCCACAAGCAGCAGGATTTCCCAGGAACTTTACGTTGGCCGAGGACGTACTGCTGGCCTCGCTGCCTTATGGACAATACTTTGTCATTGCCGACGAGTTGAATTTGTCCATCAAGCTCAGGGAGCAATTGGGAGATTCAGTGCCCATAACCTTTGCCGACTTAAAGGTGAAAGGAGATTTTTAG
- the LOC108019445 gene encoding uncharacterized protein codes for MNAHSTAVAIIDMELDFDGDGGVDSQEVAQGGDVRALVRRLQASHVWIRQQVTHLQRRLVTLQLDRQRRLYEGRDRLQRLLRNLQVRYGRNWGL; via the coding sequence ATGAATGCGCATTCAACAGCCGTGGCCATCATAGATATGGAACTGGATTTCGATGGGGATGGAGGAGTCGACTCGCAGGAAGTGGCTCAGGGCGGGGATGTGCGGGCGCTGGTGCGGCGCCTGCAGGCTAGTCACGTGTGGATCCGGCAGCAGGTGACGCACCTCCAGCGCCGCCTGGTGACCCTCCAGTTGGACAGGCAAAGGCGCCTTTACGAGGGAAGGGATCGGCTGCAGCGACTCCTGCGGAACTTGCAGGTGAGATACGGACGCAACTGGGGCCTGTAG